The following proteins come from a genomic window of Paenibacillus spongiae:
- a CDS encoding sigma-70 family RNA polymerase sigma factor: MNETALELQLFENLKPELTSFCYRMLGSIDDADDAVQETFIRVWQSWHSFRQDSSFKTWVYRIASNLCLDKLRQAKRRTRPVDLSDPAVLIVELREKFPDSAWIWPAPDFSGSPEDIFIRKDTLELCFITLLQILPPRQRAVLILKDVFEWSSKQIAETLGISPAAVNSALQRARETMDRAKLHSNEFSMMDVEPDRELLSRYVEAFKQFDINALVALFHEEGRLSMPPFAMWVRGKDDLFKFFSLTRWHCEGSRFLPITANGGYPAFAQYVPSGEDSYLVPWGIHIIEIKDKQIYHVQNFINTKLFYRFGLPAQIHR; this comes from the coding sequence ATGAACGAAACAGCATTAGAGCTTCAGTTATTTGAGAACTTAAAGCCTGAGTTAACATCGTTCTGTTACAGAATGCTAGGATCCATAGATGACGCCGACGATGCTGTTCAGGAAACTTTTATTCGTGTTTGGCAAAGTTGGCATTCATTCAGGCAGGATTCCTCATTCAAAACATGGGTTTATCGTATTGCATCAAACTTATGCCTGGACAAGCTAAGACAAGCCAAACGCCGCACGCGTCCCGTTGACCTATCCGACCCAGCGGTACTCATCGTTGAACTCCGCGAAAAGTTTCCTGACTCAGCTTGGATTTGGCCTGCCCCTGATTTCTCGGGGAGTCCGGAAGATATTTTCATTCGCAAAGATACCCTCGAACTCTGTTTTATTACACTCTTACAGATCTTACCCCCCCGTCAACGTGCGGTTCTTATTTTGAAGGATGTATTCGAATGGTCCTCCAAACAGATCGCAGAAACTTTAGGAATATCGCCGGCAGCGGTTAACAGCGCCCTGCAAAGAGCCAGAGAAACGATGGACCGAGCGAAACTTCATTCTAACGAGTTTAGCATGATGGATGTCGAACCTGATCGTGAGCTGCTATCACGGTATGTGGAAGCCTTCAAACAATTTGATATCAATGCGCTGGTAGCGTTGTTTCATGAGGAAGGCCGTCTGTCAATGCCGCCTTTCGCAATGTGGGTACGCGGCAAAGACGATTTGTTCAAGTTTTTTTCGCTTACACGCTGGCATTGTGAGGGCTCCCGGTTTTTGCCGATTACGGCGAATGGGGGTTATCCTGCTTTCGCACAGTATGTGCCAAGCGGTGAAGACTCCTACTTGGTACCCTGGGGTATTCACATTATTGAAATAAAGGACAAGCAAATATACCACGTCCAAAATTTCATTAATACAAAATTATTTTACCGATTTGGGCTTCCTGCACAAATACACCGATGA
- a CDS encoding dihydrofolate reductase family protein: MRKIILFIHSTFNGVVTGDPSEDKTNWAVWRNSAGIEEGSQYLLNIFETADTILLGRGTYEDLSRKWPTSRGSKRDDGGSSLGDKINNAHKLVVTSARPLDKLKWGEFEAPKQLTGSNIEEQIKDLKKGDGGDIVIFGSPTLVRSLANANLIDEYQIVMHPVVVNVGEHLFDNLKEQKEFHLVDVKTLKVGSLLVTYRPAKA; the protein is encoded by the coding sequence ATGCGTAAAATCATTCTATTCATTCACAGTACTTTTAATGGAGTTGTCACTGGCGACCCAAGCGAGGACAAAACCAACTGGGCGGTCTGGAGAAATAGCGCTGGCATTGAGGAAGGTTCTCAGTATCTATTAAATATTTTCGAGACAGCTGATACCATTTTGCTTGGCCGCGGAACCTACGAAGACCTCTCTAGAAAGTGGCCGACTAGTCGAGGGTCCAAACGGGACGATGGAGGTTCAAGCCTGGGTGATAAGATAAACAACGCCCACAAACTAGTTGTAACAAGCGCCCGCCCGCTCGACAAGCTAAAATGGGGAGAATTTGAAGCTCCAAAACAATTGACCGGCAGTAATATAGAAGAGCAAATTAAGGACCTAAAAAAAGGTGACGGTGGCGACATTGTTATTTTCGGTAGTCCAACGCTCGTGCGATCACTTGCAAATGCAAATCTTATTGACGAATATCAGATAGTCATGCACCCGGTTGTGGTCAACGTAGGTGAGCATTTGTTTGACAATCTTAAGGAGCAGAAGGAATTCCATCTCGTGGACGTCAAAACACTTAAGGTAGGTTCCCTCTTGGTAACCTACAGACCCGCTAAAGCTTAG
- a CDS encoding transposase: MNEYVNSLKETLTSLMREMSAAPAPYVKNPEKDFTRKKKLPFETVMQLLISMGGNSIYKELLESQGYDVNTATTSAFVQQRNKILPSAVEFLFQNFTQSYTDLKDYRGYRLLAIDGSDLHIATDAADTDTYFQSQPNTKGYNLLHLKAAYDLCNRLYMDAIVQPRRLCNEGRALADMVDRSPIKGKTSATADRGYESYNNFAHMERKGWNYVIRVKDLDSNGILSGLRLPSGGEFDQDVHLTLTKKQTKEVKANPEIYKFVPSTSTFDFLDLQENLFYPMSFRVRFHGHFLSGYSIRFVCCTLFPCLHKKTNGTGLFPMPFRIPF; the protein is encoded by the coding sequence ATGAATGAGTACGTGAATTCGCTAAAAGAAACGCTGACATCCCTTATGCGAGAAATGTCAGCCGCACCAGCACCTTATGTCAAAAACCCGGAAAAAGATTTTACCCGAAAGAAAAAGCTGCCCTTTGAAACGGTTATGCAACTCCTGATCTCCATGGGCGGCAACAGCATATATAAGGAACTCTTGGAATCGCAAGGCTATGACGTAAACACCGCAACCACGTCTGCTTTCGTCCAACAGAGGAATAAAATCCTGCCGTCCGCTGTGGAATTCTTGTTTCAGAATTTTACGCAATCGTATACGGATCTCAAGGACTACCGCGGGTATCGATTACTCGCCATTGACGGCTCGGATTTGCATATCGCAACGGACGCTGCGGACACGGACACCTATTTTCAAAGTCAACCGAACACGAAAGGCTATAACCTCCTGCATTTGAAAGCAGCCTACGACTTGTGCAATAGACTTTACATGGATGCCATTGTTCAACCGCGAAGGTTGTGCAACGAGGGAAGGGCACTGGCAGATATGGTTGATCGTTCCCCCATCAAAGGCAAAACCAGTGCTACTGCCGATCGAGGTTATGAAAGTTACAACAATTTCGCGCATATGGAACGCAAAGGGTGGAACTACGTCATACGGGTAAAGGATTTGGATTCCAATGGTATTCTTTCGGGCTTGCGCTTGCCCTCTGGAGGAGAGTTTGATCAGGACGTTCATCTGACACTCACCAAAAAACAAACCAAAGAGGTCAAGGCTAATCCCGAGATTTACAAGTTCGTCCCTTCCACGTCTACCTTTGATTTTTTGGATTTGCAGGAGAACTTGTTTTATCCGATGTCCTTTCGGGTTCGGTTCCATGGACATTTTTTAAGCGGATATTCCATCCGCTTTGTTTGCTGTACGCTTTTTCCTTGCTTGCACAAAAAAACAAACGGCACAGGGCTTTTTCCCATGCCGTTTCGGATTCCATTTTAA